One genomic region from Oncorhynchus clarkii lewisi isolate Uvic-CL-2024 chromosome 21, UVic_Ocla_1.0, whole genome shotgun sequence encodes:
- the LOC139378812 gene encoding ubiquitin carboxyl-terminal hydrolase 12-like produces MEILMTVRKIASICTMGANASALEKEIGPEQFPVNEHYFGLVNFGNTCYCNSVLQALYFCRPFREKVLAYKVQPRRKESLLTCLSDLFNSIATQKKKVGVIPPKKFISRLRKENELFDNYMQQDAHEFLNYLLNTIADLLQEEKGQERQQNGKLVQNGGGGGSSGTGGGEGEEGEKIQQTWVHEIFQGTLTNETRCLNCEAVSSKDEDFLDLSVDVEQNTSITHCLRGFSNTETLCSEYKYYCEQCRSKQEAQKRMRVKKLPMILALHLKRFKYMDQLHRYTKLSYRVVFPLELRLFNTSGDATNPDRMYDLVAVVVHCGSGPNRGHYITIVKSHGFWLLFDDDIVEKIDAQAIEEFYGLTSDISKNSESGYILFYQSRD; encoded by the exons ATGGAAATACTGATGACAGTCCGAAAGATCGCCTCGATTTGTACGATG GGCGCCAATGCCTCAGCTTTGGAGAAGGAGATCGGACCGGAACAGTTTCCAGTTAATGAACACTACTTTGGATTGGTCAAC tttgGGAACACCTGCTACTGTAACTCGGTGCTGCAGGCCCTCTACTTCTGCCGTCCTTTTAGGGAAAAGGTCTTGGCCTACAAGGTCCAGCCCAGACGTAAAGAGTCCCTgctcacctgtctgtctgacctcttCAACAG CATCGCTACACAAAAGAAGAAGGTCGGCGTCATCCCTCCCAAGAAGTTCATCTCCCGTCTGAGGAAGGAGAATG AGCTGTTTGACAACTACATGCAGCAAGATGCCCATGAGTTCCTCAACTACCTCCTCAACACTATCGCTGACCTGCTCCAGGAGGAGAAGGGCCAGGAGCGACAGCAGAACGGAAAACTGGTGCAGAACGGAGGAGGTGGGGGGAGCAgcgggacaggaggaggagagggagaggaaggggagaagatACAGCAGACCTGGGTCCATGAGATCTTCCAGGGCACCCTGACCAACGAGACGCGTTGCCTCAACTGTGAAGCT GTGAGCAGTAAAGATGAGGACTTCCTGGACCTGTCTGTCGACGTGGAGCAGAACACCTCCATCACGCACTGTcttag GGGTTTCAGCAACACTGagacactatgtagtgaatacaAGTACTACTGTGAACAGTGTCGGAGTAAACAGGAAGCACAGAAAAG GATGCGTGTGAAGAAGCTCCCTATGATCCTGGCGTTACACCTGAAGAGGTTTAAATACATGGACCAGTTGCATCGCTACACCAAGTTGTCCTATCGCGTCGTCTTCCCCCTGGAGCTCCGCCTCTTCAACACCTCAGGAGACGCCACCAACCCCGACCGCATGTACGATCTGGTCGCCGTGGTCGTCCACTGTGGAag tggtcCAAAccgtggtcattacatcaccataGTGAAGAGTCATGGATTCTGGCTCTTGTTTGATGACGACATAGTAGAG